A window from Sceloporus undulatus isolate JIND9_A2432 ecotype Alabama chromosome 8, SceUnd_v1.1, whole genome shotgun sequence encodes these proteins:
- the MRPL28 gene encoding LOW QUALITY PROTEIN: 39S ribosomal protein L28, mitochondrial (The sequence of the model RefSeq protein was modified relative to this genomic sequence to represent the inferred CDS: deleted 1 base in 1 codon), whose product MAPPLHSVPPRLWEARRLRGGLLSRLPGHFLRALKEAEAAEGRAEAAVHWRPCGEAQFARNPASGRRERRQQDVPVPVFRPPESQEGLWGGEGWVSGFRYANGDKLSARVRKTWRPQLFYRQLYSEILDRKLTVTVTMRTLDQIDAAFGFDAYILKTPPAQLCSKLGMDLKRTLLLRLARRDPALHPQDPARREAVYAKYQEFVIPEEEAEWVGLSLEEAVEKQRLLEKKDPIPLFKVYAEELVQQLQEQRLSEPAEGQKP is encoded by the exons ATGGCGCCGCCGCTGCACTCGGTGCCTCCGCGGCTGTGGGAGGCGCGGCGGCTGCGC GGGGGGCTGCTGTCGCGGCTGCCGGGGCACTTCCTGCGGGCGCtgaaggaggcggaggcggccGAGGGCCGGGCGGAGGCGGCGGTGCACTGGCGGCCCTGCGGCGAGGCCCAGTTCGCGCGGAACCCGGCCTCCGGGCGTCGCGAGCGGCGGCAGCAGGACGTGCCGGTGCCGGTGTTCCGGCCCCCGGAGAGCCAGGAGGGCCTGTGGGGCGGCGAGGGCTGGGTCTCGGGCTTCCGCTACGCCAACGGCGACAAG CTGTCTGCCCGGGTGAGGAAGACGTGGCGGCCGCAGCTCTTCTACCGCCAGCTCTACAGCGAGATCCTGGACCGGAAGCTGACGGTGACGGTGACCATGCGGACCCTGGACCAGATCGACGCCGCCTTCGGCTTCGACGCCTACATCCTGAAG acGCCGCCGGCCCAGCTCTGCTCCAAGCTGGGCATGGACCTGAAGCGCACGCTGCTCCTGCGCTTGGCCCGCCGGGACCCCGCCCTCCACCCGCAGGACCCCGCCAGGAGGGAGGCCGTCTACGCCAAGTACCAG GAGTTTGTTATCCCAGAGGAAGAAGCGGAGTGGGTTGGGCTGAGTTTGGAAGAAGCTGTAGAGAAGCAGCGGCTGCTGGAAAAGAAG GATCCCATTCCCCTCTTCAAAGTCTACGCAGAAGAACTGGTGCAACAGCTTCAAGAACAGAGGCTTTCAGAACCTGCTGAAGGCCAGAAGCCCTAA